From the genome of Anaerolineae bacterium, one region includes:
- a CDS encoding response regulator — protein MAEEEKARKRGRQPKSQKEEQPQKNFKVLVVDDDQEIGYMFQRLLGGPQTSVTIARDGYEALEMIKAEPYNLIFLDVRLPGMDGVQTLEEIKKLRPDSIVVMMSGYSVEEEIKRAMSLGAQDFIAKPFEDIDEIMTIEEVARYLSLHELTVRRLARDGEIPAFKIGRQWRVKKALLDRWIEREAMRNVQERGAQEREGKE, from the coding sequence ATGGCAGAAGAAGAAAAGGCCCGCAAGCGAGGCCGGCAGCCCAAGTCCCAAAAAGAAGAACAGCCGCAGAAGAACTTCAAAGTCCTCGTCGTAGATGATGACCAGGAAATCGGCTACATGTTCCAGCGCCTGCTGGGCGGTCCGCAGACCAGCGTCACCATCGCTCGCGACGGCTACGAGGCCCTGGAGATGATCAAAGCGGAGCCGTACAATCTCATCTTCCTGGATGTGCGCCTGCCGGGCATGGACGGCGTACAAACGCTGGAGGAGATCAAGAAGCTCCGCCCGGACAGCATCGTGGTCATGATGAGCGGCTATTCGGTGGAGGAGGAGATCAAGCGCGCCATGTCGTTGGGTGCGCAGGACTTCATCGCCAAGCCGTTCGAGGACATTGACGAGATCATGACCATCGAGGAAGTGGCGCGCTATCTGAGCCTGCACGAGCTGACCGTGCGCCGGCTGGCCCGCGACGGCGAGATACCCGCCTTCAAGATCGGCCGGCAGTGGCGCGTCAAAAAAGCCCTCCTCGACCGCTGGATCGAGCGGGAGGCCATGCGCAACGTGCAGGAGCGCGGCGCTCAGGAACGCGAGGGGAAAGAATAA
- a CDS encoding response regulator: MPRERVLVVDDEVDVLDLCQRVLETEGYQVVRASDGWEALNKAREQTFDLLLTDIKMPGLGGLELARAMKEGNANLVCVTMTGFSTMNLAIEALRLGIDEFIVKPFTPDELVSSVSKALAKVRLQRENIRLRALIPLFELSKAFLSTVKEDEILEHVLRIAHQETHAAGALVMLVDLQHGWITARKAAGILAGMRVSSPHQGWSLPWEILELNQQVILQGPELLPTTTRSMAMEAGIGPLVGLPIVVQNKPSGVLIAAREAGAAPFDASDVELLSILCGQAGIALANARLFAEIQRAYEEVKRLDHMKREFINIAAHELRTPLAILMGYASILAEETTGEMRERLEIVVRNAVRLRSLIDDMLNLRYLETGEIAFHPETLHIQDVVEEVLEELGPLAREKPLTVLVDLPADLPPVVSDRQKVTAILANLLSNAIKFTPAGGTVRIGAEARDGELRVEVADTGIGIPPEAIPHIFEPFYQVEDSLTREHGGIGLGLTIAREMIKRCGGQIGVESVPGQGSRFYFTLPLEPA, from the coding sequence ATGCCGCGTGAACGGGTACTCGTAGTTGACGACGAGGTGGATGTGCTGGACCTCTGCCAGCGCGTGCTGGAGACAGAGGGCTATCAGGTTGTCCGCGCCTCCGATGGTTGGGAGGCGCTCAACAAAGCGCGCGAACAGACCTTCGACCTTCTGCTGACTGACATCAAGATGCCAGGGCTGGGCGGGCTGGAACTGGCCCGCGCCATGAAAGAGGGCAACGCCAACCTCGTCTGCGTCACCATGACCGGCTTCAGCACCATGAACCTGGCCATCGAGGCTTTGCGGCTGGGCATTGACGAGTTCATCGTCAAACCCTTTACCCCCGATGAGCTGGTCTCTTCCGTGAGTAAAGCGCTGGCCAAAGTGCGGCTCCAGAGAGAGAACATCCGCCTGCGGGCGCTGATCCCTTTGTTCGAACTGAGCAAAGCCTTCCTTTCCACGGTAAAAGAGGACGAAATTCTGGAGCATGTCCTGCGCATCGCGCATCAGGAGACTCATGCCGCCGGCGCGCTGGTGATGCTCGTTGACCTCCAGCATGGCTGGATCACCGCACGGAAGGCCGCCGGCATCCTCGCCGGGATGCGCGTCAGCTCCCCACACCAGGGATGGTCCCTCCCCTGGGAAATCCTGGAGTTGAACCAGCAGGTCATCCTGCAGGGGCCCGAACTGCTCCCCACCACCACCCGCTCGATGGCAATGGAGGCCGGCATCGGCCCTTTGGTCGGCTTGCCCATCGTCGTGCAGAACAAGCCCAGCGGCGTGCTGATTGCGGCGCGCGAGGCCGGCGCCGCCCCGTTCGACGCCAGCGACGTGGAACTTCTCTCCATCCTGTGCGGCCAGGCCGGCATCGCCCTCGCCAACGCACGCCTCTTCGCCGAGATCCAGCGCGCCTACGAAGAGGTCAAACGCCTGGACCACATGAAACGCGAGTTCATCAACATCGCCGCCCACGAACTGCGCACCCCCCTGGCCATCCTGATGGGCTACGCCAGCATCCTGGCCGAGGAAACCACCGGCGAGATGCGGGAGCGGCTGGAAATCGTCGTGCGCAACGCCGTGCGCCTGCGCTCATTGATTGACGATATGCTCAACCTGCGCTACCTGGAGACCGGTGAGATCGCCTTCCATCCCGAGACTCTGCACATCCAGGATGTGGTGGAGGAAGTGCTGGAGGAGTTGGGGCCGCTGGCACGCGAGAAGCCGCTCACGGTGCTGGTAGACCTGCCGGCCGACCTGCCGCCCGTCGTCTCCGACCGCCAGAAGGTGACGGCCATCCTGGCCAACCTGCTCTCCAACGCCATCAAGTTCACGCCGGCCGGCGGCACCGTGCGCATCGGCGCGGAGGCCCGGGACGGCGAACTGCGCGTGGAGGTCGCCGACACAGGCATCGGCATCCCGCCGGAGGCCATTCCCCACATCTTTGAGCCGTTCTATCAGGTGGAGGATTCGCTCACCCGCGAGCACGGCGGCATCGGCCTGGGGCTGACCATCGCGCGAGAGATGATCAAACGCTGCGGCGGGCAGATCGGCGTAGAGAGCGTCCCTGGCCAGGGAAGCCGCTTCTACTTCACCCTGCCGCTGGAGCCGGCATAA